The Klebsiella sp. RHBSTW-00484 genome includes a window with the following:
- the dxs gene encoding 1-deoxy-D-xylulose-5-phosphate synthase translates to MSFDIAKYPTLALVDSTQELRLLPKDSLPKLCDELRRYLLDSVSRSSGHFASGLGTVELTVALHYVYNTPFDRLIWDVGHQAYPHKILTGRRDKIGTIRQKGGLHPFPWRGESEYDVLSVGHSSTSISAGIGIAIAAAKEDKQRRAVCVIGDGAITAGMAFEAMNHAGDIKPDLLVVLNDNEMSISENVGALNNHLAQLLSGKLYSTLREGGKKVFSGVPPIKELLKRTEEHIKGMVVPGTLFEELGFNYIGPVDGHDVIGLVNTLKNMRDLKGPQFLHIMTKKGRGYEPAEKDPITFHAVPKFDHTSGVLPKSSGGLPSYSKIFGDWLCETASKDDKLMAVTPAMREGSGMVEFSKKYPDQYFDVAIAEQHAVTFAAGLAIGGYKPVVAIYSTFLQRAYDQVIHDVAIQKLPVLFAIDRAGIVGADGQTHQGAFDISFLRCIPDMVIMTPSDENQCRQMLYTGYHYNDGPSAVRYPRGSGTGAAFEPLTSLPIGKGVVKREGEKIAILNFGTLLPQAAKAAENLNATLADMRFAKPLDESLVLQLAAEHDVLVTLEENAIMGGAGSGVNELLMARRRVVPVLNLGLPDFFIPQGTQEEVHAELGLDAAGIETKINTWLA, encoded by the coding sequence ATGAGTTTTGATATTGCCAAATACCCGACCCTGGCGCTGGTGGACTCCACCCAGGAGTTGCGTTTGTTGCCGAAAGATAGCCTACCGAAACTGTGCGATGAACTGCGCCGTTATCTGCTGGACAGCGTCAGCCGTTCCAGCGGGCATTTTGCTTCTGGTCTCGGCACGGTAGAGCTAACCGTGGCGCTGCACTACGTCTATAACACGCCGTTCGACCGTCTTATCTGGGACGTCGGCCACCAGGCCTACCCGCATAAAATTCTGACCGGTCGCCGTGACAAAATCGGCACTATTCGCCAGAAAGGCGGCCTGCATCCCTTCCCGTGGCGTGGAGAGAGCGAGTATGACGTCCTGAGCGTCGGCCACTCTTCTACCTCTATCTCTGCCGGGATCGGCATCGCTATCGCCGCCGCGAAAGAAGATAAGCAGCGCCGTGCGGTCTGCGTGATCGGCGACGGGGCAATTACCGCCGGGATGGCGTTTGAAGCAATGAACCACGCGGGCGATATCAAACCCGATCTGCTGGTGGTGCTCAACGACAATGAAATGTCGATTTCCGAAAACGTGGGCGCGCTAAACAACCATCTGGCGCAACTGCTTTCTGGAAAACTCTACTCCACGCTGCGCGAAGGCGGCAAAAAGGTTTTCTCTGGCGTACCGCCGATTAAAGAGCTGCTCAAACGCACCGAGGAACACATCAAAGGGATGGTGGTTCCGGGGACGCTGTTTGAAGAGCTGGGCTTTAACTACATTGGACCGGTGGACGGTCATGATGTTATCGGTCTGGTCAATACACTGAAGAACATGCGCGACCTCAAGGGGCCGCAGTTCCTGCATATTATGACCAAAAAAGGTCGCGGCTATGAGCCAGCCGAAAAAGACCCGATTACCTTCCATGCGGTGCCTAAATTCGACCACACCAGCGGCGTGCTGCCAAAAAGCAGCGGCGGCCTACCCTCTTACTCGAAAATCTTCGGCGACTGGCTGTGCGAAACTGCCTCGAAAGATGACAAACTGATGGCCGTTACGCCAGCGATGCGCGAAGGTTCCGGGATGGTCGAGTTTTCAAAAAAATATCCCGACCAGTATTTCGACGTGGCGATTGCTGAGCAGCATGCGGTGACCTTTGCCGCCGGCCTGGCAATTGGCGGCTACAAGCCAGTGGTCGCAATTTACTCTACCTTCCTGCAGCGCGCCTATGATCAGGTAATTCACGATGTCGCCATCCAGAAGCTGCCGGTGCTGTTCGCTATCGACCGCGCGGGGATTGTCGGCGCAGATGGTCAGACCCATCAGGGCGCGTTTGATATCTCCTTCCTGCGCTGCATTCCGGATATGGTCATTATGACCCCGAGCGATGAGAACCAATGCCGGCAGATGCTGTATACCGGTTATCACTACAACGACGGTCCAAGCGCGGTGCGCTACCCGCGCGGCTCCGGCACCGGCGCTGCGTTTGAGCCGCTGACCTCACTGCCTATCGGTAAAGGCGTGGTGAAACGTGAAGGCGAGAAAATCGCAATTCTGAACTTCGGCACGTTGCTGCCGCAAGCGGCAAAAGCGGCGGAAAATCTTAACGCCACGCTGGCGGATATGCGCTTTGCCAAACCGCTGGACGAGTCGCTGGTCCTACAACTTGCTGCAGAACATGACGTGCTGGTGACTCTGGAAGAGAACGCCATTATGGGTGGCGCGGGTAGCGGTGTGAATGAACTGCTGATGGCCCGTCGCCGTGTGGTGCCGGTGCTGAATCTGGGCCTGCCTGATTTCTTTATCCCACAAGGGACTCAGGAAGAAGTTCACGCCGAGCTCGGCCTGGATGCCGCTGGTATAGAAACCAAAATCAATACCTGGCTAGCATAA
- the ribH gene encoding 6,7-dimethyl-8-ribityllumazine synthase: MNIIEANVATPDARVAITIARFNNFINDSLLEGAIDALKRIGQVKDENITVVWVPGAYELPLATDALAKTGKYDAVIALGTVIRGGTAHFEYVAGGASNGLAHVAQDSGIPVAFGVLTTESIEQAIERAGTKAGNKGAEAALTALEMINVLKAIKA, from the coding sequence ATGAACATTATTGAAGCTAACGTTGCTACCCCGGACGCCCGCGTCGCCATCACCATTGCGCGTTTCAACAACTTTATCAATGACAGCCTGCTGGAAGGTGCGATTGACGCCCTGAAACGCATTGGCCAGGTCAAAGATGAAAACATTACCGTTGTTTGGGTTCCAGGTGCGTATGAGCTGCCGTTGGCGACTGACGCACTGGCGAAAACCGGTAAATATGACGCGGTGATCGCGCTGGGTACCGTTATCCGTGGCGGCACTGCGCACTTTGAATATGTGGCTGGCGGAGCAAGCAATGGCCTGGCGCATGTCGCTCAGGACAGCGGGATCCCGGTAGCCTTCGGTGTTCTGACCACTGAAAGTATTGAACAAGCCATCGAGCGTGCTGGCACCAAAGCCGGTAACAAAGGCGCTGAAGCAGCGCTGACTGCGCTGGAAATGATTAACGTATTGAAAGCCATCAAGGCCTGA
- a CDS encoding aldo/keto reductase — translation MHYIPLGDTDLRVSRLCLGCMTFGEPDRGNHAWTLPEESSRLLIKHALEGGINFFDTSNNYSDGSSEEILGRALREYARRDSVIVATKVYHQVGDLPQGLSRAQILRSIDDSLKRLGMEYVDLLQIHRWDYTTPIEETLEALNDVVKAGKARYIGASSMHARQFAQALMLQEQNNWARFVTMQDHYNLIYREEENEMLPLCSREGVAVMPWSPLARGRLTRPWGETTARLVSDEVGKALYNATDENDELIANKLAEVAEELDVNRAQVALAWLLSKPGVAAPIIGASRQEQMDELLHAVDLTLTPEQIEKLETPYKPHPIVGFK, via the coding sequence ATGCATTACATTCCCCTTGGCGATACCGATCTGCGCGTTTCCCGGCTTTGCCTCGGCTGCATGACCTTTGGCGAACCGGATCGCGGTAACCATGCCTGGACCTTACCGGAAGAGAGCAGCCGCCTGCTGATAAAGCACGCTCTGGAAGGCGGCATTAATTTTTTCGACACCTCAAACAACTATTCTGACGGCAGCAGTGAGGAGATCCTCGGCCGTGCGCTGCGTGAGTATGCCCGCCGCGATTCCGTTATCGTCGCGACCAAAGTTTATCATCAGGTAGGCGATCTACCGCAGGGCCTGTCGCGGGCGCAGATTCTGCGTTCCATTGACGATAGCCTAAAACGCCTCGGCATGGAGTATGTCGATCTGCTGCAAATTCACCGCTGGGATTACACTACGCCCATTGAAGAGACCCTGGAGGCGCTAAACGATGTGGTTAAGGCAGGTAAGGCTCGCTATATCGGCGCGTCGTCGATGCATGCCCGGCAGTTCGCTCAGGCTCTGATGTTGCAGGAGCAAAACAACTGGGCGCGCTTCGTGACCATGCAGGATCACTACAACCTGATTTACCGCGAAGAAGAAAATGAGATGTTGCCGCTGTGCAGCCGCGAAGGCGTCGCGGTGATGCCGTGGAGCCCGCTGGCGCGCGGTCGCCTGACTCGTCCCTGGGGAGAAACTACCGCCCGACTGGTATCGGATGAAGTCGGTAAGGCGCTCTACAACGCAACGGATGAAAACGATGAATTGATTGCCAACAAACTGGCCGAGGTAGCGGAGGAGCTTGACGTCAATCGCGCCCAGGTCGCGCTGGCCTGGCTATTGAGCAAACCCGGCGTGGCCGCGCCAATTATTGGCGCATCAAGGCAGGAGCAAATGGACGAGCTGCTACATGCAGTCGATTTAACGCTCACACCGGAGCAGATTGAAAAGCTGGAGACACCGTATAAACCGCACCCGATTGTCGGGTTCAAGTAG
- the ribD gene encoding bifunctional diaminohydroxyphosphoribosylaminopyrimidine deaminase/5-amino-6-(5-phosphoribosylamino)uracil reductase RibD codes for MLDEMYMARALKLAARGRFTTHPNPNVGCVIVKDGEIVGEGFHYRAGEPHAEVHALRMAGEKAKGATAYVTLEPCSHHGRTPPCCEALIAAGVSRVVAAMQDPNPQVAGRGLYRLQQEGIDVSHGLMMNEAEALNKGFLKRMRTGFPYIQLKMGASLDGRTAMASGESQWITSPQARRDVQRLRAQSHAILTSSATVLADDPALTVRWDELNAETQTLYPQENLRQPLRIVIDSQNRVTPQHRIVQQAGETLFARTHEDARQWPENVRNLLVPEHNDHLDLVVLMMQLGKQQINSIWVEAGPTLAGALLQAGLVDELIVYIAPKLLGTDARGLCALPGLEKLEQAPHFKFNEIRHVGPDICLHLVNA; via the coding sequence ATGCTGGACGAAATGTACATGGCGCGGGCGCTCAAGCTGGCCGCACGCGGACGCTTCACCACTCATCCCAACCCGAATGTCGGCTGCGTTATCGTCAAAGATGGCGAGATCGTCGGTGAAGGTTTTCACTACCGTGCTGGCGAACCTCACGCTGAAGTCCACGCGCTGCGTATGGCCGGTGAAAAAGCCAAAGGCGCGACGGCTTACGTCACGCTGGAGCCCTGCAGCCATCATGGGCGTACGCCGCCGTGCTGCGAAGCGCTGATTGCCGCGGGTGTTTCTCGTGTGGTTGCCGCGATGCAGGACCCGAATCCGCAGGTGGCGGGGCGCGGTCTGTACCGCCTGCAGCAGGAAGGCATCGACGTCAGCCACGGGCTGATGATGAACGAAGCTGAAGCGCTGAATAAAGGTTTTCTCAAGCGGATGCGTACCGGATTTCCTTATATCCAGCTTAAAATGGGCGCGTCGCTGGATGGCCGTACGGCGATGGCTAGCGGTGAAAGCCAGTGGATCACCTCGCCTCAGGCGCGTCGCGACGTGCAGCGTCTGCGTGCGCAAAGCCACGCCATCCTTACCAGCAGCGCAACCGTGCTGGCGGATGACCCGGCGCTGACCGTTCGCTGGGACGAGCTCAACGCCGAAACCCAGACCTTGTACCCACAGGAAAATCTGCGCCAGCCTTTACGGATTGTTATCGATAGCCAGAATCGCGTGACCCCACAGCATCGCATTGTGCAGCAGGCGGGCGAGACGCTGTTTGCCCGCACTCACGAAGATGCTCGTCAGTGGCCGGAAAACGTGCGCAATCTGCTGGTTCCTGAGCATAACGACCATCTCGATCTGGTGGTGCTGATGATGCAACTGGGTAAACAGCAAATTAATAGTATTTGGGTCGAAGCGGGGCCAACGCTTGCCGGTGCGCTGTTGCAGGCCGGATTGGTGGACGAGCTTATCGTCTACATTGCGCCTAAACTGTTAGGCACCGACGCACGCGGATTATGTGCGCTGCCGGGGCTTGAGAAACTTGAACAAGCACCCCATTTCAAATTCAACGAGATACGTCATGTAGGCCCGGATATTTGCCTGCATTTAGTGAACGCTTGA
- the nrdR gene encoding transcriptional regulator NrdR: protein MHCPFCFAVDTKVIDSRLVGEGSSVRRRRQCLVCNERFTTFEVAELVMPRVVKSNDVREPFNEEKLRSGMLKALEKRPVSSDDVEMAVNHIKTHLRGTGEREVPSKMIGNLVMEQLKKLDKVAYIRFASVYRSFEDIKEFGEEIARLQD from the coding sequence ATGCATTGCCCTTTCTGTTTCGCCGTAGATACCAAAGTTATCGACTCTCGTCTGGTGGGCGAGGGCTCTTCCGTGCGCCGCCGTCGCCAGTGTCTGGTCTGTAATGAACGCTTTACGACGTTTGAAGTGGCGGAGCTGGTGATGCCGCGGGTCGTAAAAAGCAACGATGTGCGTGAACCTTTCAATGAAGAAAAACTGCGTAGCGGAATGTTGAAAGCCCTGGAGAAACGTCCAGTCAGCTCTGACGACGTGGAAATGGCTGTTAACCACATTAAAACGCATCTGCGCGGGACCGGCGAGCGCGAAGTACCGAGCAAAATGATCGGCAACCTGGTGATGGAGCAGCTGAAAAAGCTCGATAAAGTGGCCTATATCCGCTTTGCTTCCGTCTATCGCAGCTTTGAAGATATCAAAGAGTTCGGCGAAGAGATCGCCCGCCTACAGGACTAA
- the thiL gene encoding thiamine-phosphate kinase has product MACGEFSLIARYFDRVKSARLDVETGIGDDCALLNIPEKKTLAISTDTLVAGNHFLPDIDPADLAYKALAVNLSDLAAMGAEPAWLTLALTLPEADEAWLEAFSDSLFVQLNYYDMQLIGGDTTRGPLSMTLGIHGFVPTGRGLKRSGAKPGDWIYVTGTPGDSAAGLAILQDRLQVEDAPDADYLLARHLRPLPRVLQGQALRDLATSAIDLSDGLISDLGHILNASGCGARVDLDAMPFSEAMQRQVETEQALRWALSGGEDYELCFTVPELNRGALDVALANLGARFTCIGQILPESEGLQFIRDSKPVTLDFKGYDHFGA; this is encoded by the coding sequence ATGGCATGCGGCGAATTTTCCCTGATTGCCCGTTATTTTGATCGTGTTAAAAGCGCTCGTCTTGATGTTGAAACCGGCATTGGCGACGACTGCGCGCTCCTGAATATCCCCGAGAAAAAAACGCTGGCAATCAGCACCGACACCCTGGTGGCGGGAAACCATTTTTTACCTGACATCGACCCTGCCGACCTCGCTTATAAAGCGCTGGCGGTGAATCTGAGCGACCTTGCGGCAATGGGCGCTGAACCGGCGTGGTTAACGCTGGCCCTGACCCTACCGGAAGCAGACGAAGCGTGGCTTGAAGCCTTTAGCGACAGCCTGTTTGTCCAGCTCAACTATTACGATATGCAGTTGATTGGCGGCGATACCACCCGCGGGCCGTTGTCGATGACGCTGGGTATCCACGGCTTTGTGCCGACAGGGCGCGGGCTGAAGCGCTCTGGAGCGAAGCCTGGCGACTGGATTTACGTCACCGGAACGCCGGGTGACAGCGCTGCGGGACTGGCGATTTTGCAGGACAGGCTTCAGGTTGAAGATGCACCCGATGCTGATTACCTGCTGGCGCGCCACCTGCGTCCGCTGCCGCGCGTTCTGCAAGGGCAGGCGCTGCGCGATCTGGCAACCTCGGCTATTGACCTCTCCGATGGCTTAATTTCCGACCTGGGTCATATTCTTAACGCCAGCGGCTGCGGCGCACGCGTTGATCTCGATGCGATGCCGTTCTCCGAGGCTATGCAGCGTCAGGTTGAAACGGAACAGGCGTTGCGTTGGGCACTCTCCGGCGGCGAAGATTATGAGCTGTGCTTTACCGTTCCTGAACTGAACCGTGGGGCGCTGGATGTTGCTCTCGCCAATCTCGGCGCGCGTTTTACCTGTATTGGCCAGATTCTCCCAGAGTCGGAAGGCCTGCAGTTTATCCGCGATAGCAAGCCGGTAACGCTTGATTTTAAGGGATATGACCATTTTGGCGCGTAG
- the ispA gene encoding (2E,6E)-farnesyl diphosphate synthase encodes MNFPQQLQACVEQANEALRRFIAPQPFQNTPLVEAMQYGALLGGKRLRPFLVYATGDMFGVSRTTLDAPAAAVECIHAYSLIHDDLPAMDDDDLRRGQPTCHIKFGEANAILAGDALQTLAFSILSDAPMPEVADRNRLAMISELAQASGIAGMCGGQALDLEAEGHQVDLQALERIHRHKTGALIRAAVRMGALSAGEPGRRALPALDRYAENIGLAFQVQDDILDVVGDTATLGKRQGADQQLGKSTYPALLGLEQARKKAHDLITDARQSLNELAAQSLDTTALEALANYIIQRDK; translated from the coding sequence ATGAACTTCCCGCAACAGCTACAGGCGTGCGTTGAGCAGGCCAATGAAGCGCTGCGTCGCTTTATCGCCCCGCAGCCCTTTCAGAACACTCCGCTGGTCGAAGCGATGCAGTACGGTGCATTATTAGGCGGCAAACGCCTGCGTCCATTTCTGGTTTACGCCACTGGTGACATGTTTGGCGTTAGCCGTACCACGCTGGATGCCCCCGCCGCTGCCGTCGAATGTATTCATGCTTACTCGCTGATACACGACGACCTGCCGGCCATGGATGATGACGATTTACGCCGCGGCCAGCCAACCTGCCATATTAAATTCGGCGAAGCGAACGCAATTCTTGCCGGGGACGCGCTACAAACGCTGGCGTTTTCTATACTGAGTGATGCGCCGATGCCAGAAGTCGCGGACCGCAATCGTCTGGCAATGATTTCTGAACTGGCGCAGGCTAGCGGCATCGCCGGAATGTGCGGCGGTCAGGCGCTGGATTTGGAAGCGGAAGGGCATCAGGTTGACCTGCAGGCGCTGGAACGCATCCATCGCCACAAAACCGGAGCGCTTATTCGCGCGGCGGTGAGAATGGGCGCGCTGAGCGCGGGTGAACCCGGTCGCAGGGCGCTACCCGCGCTCGATCGATACGCAGAAAATATCGGTCTCGCCTTCCAGGTCCAGGATGACATTCTCGACGTGGTAGGGGATACTGCGACCCTTGGCAAACGTCAGGGAGCCGACCAACAGTTGGGCAAAAGTACCTACCCCGCCCTTCTGGGACTTGAGCAAGCCCGGAAAAAGGCCCATGACCTGATTACCGACGCCCGCCAGTCGCTAAATGAGCTGGCCGCGCAATCTCTGGATACTACGGCACTGGAAGCGCTCGCGAATTACATAATTCAGCGTGATAAATAA
- a CDS encoding nucleoside-specific channel-forming protein Tsx has product MKKTLLAAGAALALSASFSVSAAENDKPQYLSDWWHQSVNVVGSYHTRFGPQIRNDTYLEYEAFAKKDWFDFYGYMDAPVFFGGNTDAKGIWNHGSPLFMEIEPRFSIDKLTGTNLSFGPFKEWYFANNYIYDMGRNKSGRQSTWYMGLGTDIDTGLPMSLSLNVYAKYQWQNYAASNENEWDGYRFKVKYFVPLTDLWGGSLSYIGFTNFDWGSDLGDDNFYDMNGKHARTSNSIASSHILALNYDHWHYSVVARYWHNGGQWADDAKLNFGNGDFNVRSTGWGGYLVVGYNF; this is encoded by the coding sequence ATGAAAAAAACATTACTGGCAGCGGGCGCCGCTCTTGCGCTCTCCGCATCTTTCTCTGTCAGCGCGGCAGAAAACGACAAACCGCAGTATCTGTCTGATTGGTGGCACCAGAGTGTAAACGTGGTGGGTAGCTATCACACCCGTTTTGGGCCGCAGATCCGTAACGATACTTATCTGGAATATGAAGCGTTCGCCAAGAAAGACTGGTTTGATTTCTATGGCTATATGGATGCGCCGGTCTTCTTCGGTGGTAACACCGACGCAAAAGGTATCTGGAACCACGGTTCGCCGCTGTTTATGGAAATTGAGCCACGCTTCTCTATCGACAAACTGACCGGTACTAACCTCAGCTTCGGTCCGTTCAAAGAGTGGTATTTCGCGAACAACTACATCTACGATATGGGCCGCAACAAGTCTGGTCGTCAGAGCACCTGGTATATGGGTCTGGGTACCGATATCGATACTGGCCTGCCGATGAGTCTGTCCCTGAACGTCTATGCGAAATACCAGTGGCAGAACTACGCAGCGTCCAACGAAAATGAGTGGGACGGCTACCGCTTCAAAGTGAAATACTTTGTGCCGCTGACCGATCTGTGGGGCGGTTCACTGAGCTATATCGGCTTCACCAACTTTGACTGGGGTTCCGATCTGGGCGATGACAACTTCTATGATATGAACGGCAAGCATGCGCGCACCAGCAACTCCATCGCTTCCAGCCATATCCTGGCCCTGAACTACGATCACTGGCACTACTCTGTCGTGGCGCGTTACTGGCATAACGGTGGCCAGTGGGCGGACGACGCTAAGCTGAACTTCGGCAACGGCGACTTTAACGTCCGTTCTACCGGCTGGGGTGGTTA
- the nusB gene encoding transcription antitermination factor NusB has protein sequence MKPAARRRARECAVQALYSWQLSKNDIADVEYQFLAEQDVKDVDVLYFRELLTGVATNSAYLDGLMKPYLSRLLEELGQVEKAVLRIALFELSKRSDVPYKVAINEAIELAKTFGAEDSHKFVNGVLDKAAPVIRPNKK, from the coding sequence GTGAAACCTGCTGCTCGTCGCCGCGCCCGTGAGTGTGCTGTCCAGGCGCTTTACTCCTGGCAGTTGTCCAAAAACGACATCGCTGATGTCGAATACCAGTTCCTGGCGGAACAGGATGTGAAAGATGTTGACGTTCTGTATTTCCGTGAACTGCTGACCGGAGTGGCGACTAACAGCGCGTACCTCGACGGCCTGATGAAGCCGTACCTGTCCCGCCTGCTGGAAGAGCTGGGTCAGGTGGAAAAAGCGGTACTGCGAATTGCGCTGTTTGAGCTGTCAAAGCGTAGCGATGTCCCGTACAAAGTTGCGATTAACGAAGCCATTGAACTGGCGAAAACCTTTGGCGCTGAAGATAGCCACAAGTTTGTCAACGGCGTGCTGGATAAAGCAGCCCCGGTAATTCGTCCCAACAAAAAGTAA
- the pgpA gene encoding phosphatidylglycerophosphatase A: MTILARSRDVAKSRLNMLNPWHLLATGFGSGLSPVVPGTMGSLASIPFWYLMTFLPWQLYSLVVMMSICIGVYICHRTAKDMGTHDHGSIVWDEFVGMWITLMALPTMDWQWVAAGFVIFRIFDMWKPWPIRWFDRNIHGGMGIMVDDIVAGVISAGVLYVIGHHWPIGLF; encoded by the coding sequence ATGACCATTTTGGCGCGTAGTAGAGATGTGGCGAAAAGCCGCCTGAATATGCTTAACCCCTGGCACCTGCTGGCGACGGGGTTTGGTAGCGGTCTGAGCCCAGTTGTACCCGGAACAATGGGGTCGCTGGCGTCGATTCCGTTCTGGTATCTGATGACCTTTCTTCCCTGGCAGCTCTATTCGCTGGTGGTGATGATGAGCATCTGCATCGGCGTCTATATCTGCCATCGTACGGCGAAAGATATGGGTACCCACGATCACGGCAGTATCGTCTGGGACGAGTTTGTCGGGATGTGGATAACCCTGATGGCGTTACCGACGATGGACTGGCAGTGGGTCGCCGCCGGGTTTGTGATTTTCCGTATTTTTGATATGTGGAAACCGTGGCCGATCCGTTGGTTCGACCGCAACATTCATGGCGGGATGGGGATCATGGTAGACGATATCGTCGCCGGGGTGATTTCCGCCGGGGTGCTGTACGTGATTGGTCACCACTGGCCGATTGGTCTTTTCTAA
- a CDS encoding DUF3251 domain-containing protein → MTRRYLKLAIMGSLFALSACAQQSEVRQMNQSVSTLSKEMTQLNQQTVKITQQNVLNAKSTRGVYLLPDAKTPARLNSQIGTLRMSLLNITPDGDGTRLTLRIQGESNDPLPAFSATVASGQISGTTDNYQEVNVQDQLISAPASTLAPSDVDVPLRLNGVTPEQVGFVRIHDIQPANMQ, encoded by the coding sequence ATGACAAGACGTTATTTAAAACTGGCCATTATGGGTAGCCTTTTCGCCCTCAGCGCCTGTGCACAGCAAAGCGAAGTCCGCCAGATGAACCAGAGCGTGAGTACGTTGAGCAAAGAAATGACTCAGCTCAATCAACAAACGGTAAAAATTACGCAGCAAAACGTCCTGAATGCGAAATCGACCCGCGGCGTTTATCTGCTTCCGGACGCAAAAACGCCAGCGCGATTGAACAGCCAGATCGGTACTCTGCGCATGTCGCTGCTCAATATCACGCCAGATGGTGACGGTACCAGGCTGACGCTGCGCATTCAGGGCGAATCCAACGATCCGCTGCCGGCATTTAGCGCAACCGTGGCTTCAGGACAAATCAGCGGTACGACCGATAATTATCAGGAAGTGAACGTGCAGGATCAGCTGATTAGCGCCCCGGCAAGCACGCTGGCACCCAGCGACGTCGATGTTCCACTGCGCCTGAATGGCGTCACGCCGGAACAAGTCGGTTTTGTCCGTATCCACGATATTCAGCCCGCAAATATGCAGTAA